Sequence from the Panicum virgatum strain AP13 chromosome 5N, P.virgatum_v5, whole genome shotgun sequence genome:
taaactatctttggcatgacactgactcttgctcccaagtcgcagAGGGCGTTCGAAAAGTGTTGGGCCCCGATCGAGCAAGTGATGGTGGGGCAGCctgggtctttcttcttcaccaggagaggatAAAGTATGGCAGCACTACACTCTTCAGTTaactgcacgacctcggtggtgaGCAGTGTCcgcttgtttccaagaatatccttgatatacttggcatacgtggGCACCTGCATAGCGTCAAGAAGCAGTATGTTCACATATAGCTTCTTTATTACCTCGACGAATTTGCCGAATTGTTCAtcggccaccggcttccttatcCGCTCCGAAAACGGTAAGGTAGTTGTGTCGTGATAGTCctgtgaagttctagggggttccacggggtcttcctgggtagcagaAGTGTTGGATTTGACAGCCTCCTCCTGCACTTTGTCTTCAACTTCGGTATGGCTAGCGGTTACGGTCTTTCGCTGCTTTTCTGCATCCTGTGGAGATGGTGGCTCTTGCGTGGTCTTACCACCATGCATGGTCACCGCACTAACATTTTCTTTCGGGGTTCTTCCGGTTGCCCGGGTAGTTTTCCCGTGTTAATGTTAGGACAAGAAGATGCAATCTGAGCtacttgagtttctatcatcTTATTAAAGCTCAGTTCATTCTTAATAACAGAATTAAATCCCTCTAGTTGTGCAGCCATAGATTCCAAGATCTTATCATTAGCAAGGAATTTCTTACTGATGCTGTCGTTAATTTGCTTTTGGCCGTACACTAGATCCTTTAATGTGGGCTGAAAACTGTTATTGAAGTTCATaccttgttgttgaccgaaggggaggttgggcttggagttccaaccctgctgaggacggaatcctgagttgggattgttattgCTCCCAACGAAGTTtgcgtcctcttgagttaaTGGGCATGAGTtgcccgagtgcccagtctcgccacatgtttcacatgtaacctcctggtgcggagattccagcttcttcatcagAAGTTCCAATTTGGTAGCCAACATATCGACTGTGTCGATCTGATGCACGCCCCTGGGACAGGCTGGCTTCCTCTCTCCTTTCCATCTCTGGTTGGAAACTATCTTGTCAATCAGCGCCTTCGCTCCTGCAACATtgagagaaaggaaggaaccacccgCTGTTGCGTCAATGTGGTCTTGggcttgctgattcaggccatggaaaAAGTTCTAAATAATCAGCCACTCTTCTATGCCATGGTGTGGACATGCTTGAATGTACTCCTAGAGACGTTTCCAGATTTCCGGGATACTCTCTTCCGGCAATTGTTGAATTCCGGTGATCCTATTTcggagggcattggtcttgcccactGGAAAGTATTTTGCTAGGAATGCATTTGAATAAGCTTCCCATGTCgtgaaagcttccttgttggAATAGAACCACATCTTGGCTTTCCCGAGCAGTGAGAACGGGAACAGACGAAGATGGACGATATCCAGTGTAGTTCCtttggggttgatggtgttactcacctccaggaagttctggagatgtgcattggcatcctcggatgcctttccgCAGAATGGACTTGCTTGGACCATATTCACTAGTCTAGTTTTCAGCTCAAAGCCGTCATTGCCGGCTTGGTTGATGTTCAATCCAGTAGGGATGTGGCTACTGGATGGGCAGAGAACTGACGaagagtcttctgagccatgggtgAGGATGCTGAAGTGGATGGTGCACTGTAAGGCCAAGTGAGTCTCTTCTGTGGTGGGACAACGCGGCATCTCATGACTCTCCCTATTCTTTCTAGATTCGGGTTGAAGTTACTTGGTAGGTtgaaaccggtcatgcactgctctgcatcaatcaaaagatagagagagcaatgataagcccgctagggttagcggcgacaaagtagtaaagtttatcaaactatctacaacatctttagccaattgcttccccgacaacggcgccagaaatacttgttggcgtttcttatgcctaTTCCGCAAGCGTACAGAATCACCGctatagcacttcaccttggagtattctagggtatcgtatttttccttagggaagcactatggtaaagagtatcgtaaatcgaatgatagCCGTACTAGTTTAATCGACCgactaactagacgggggtaagccagatggATAagtaagataaatggccaggcaatgaccgagtgacacacggaggttcaactccttagagaggtagcagctgggaggacaacgagcgagataagacacctgatacacttctgaactatcgagctagcctctctagatcaaactaaacacctaactagttctagggaaagcagagcttacttcggcggctggaagaggaaggacttcagaaagggatgagaggggagtccaacgacaacctgcactactgctatgaaaacacccgaacgtggtggactacaaaggacggatagggctgtcaccacctaccaactaccacaatggttccgtggggtggaacacactttctagctaacactaaggtcaaaCACCATGTCTgaactcggtgttaggatttctctcgaggccttcgagagaaatccccctaaacctagagcactaacttgagatactctagtccgggcgagaaaacccgtaagataggATCCCGATTACTtagaaagataacttagcctaagctaaaggaaaacttccgcgctcgagctggacactcagactcgagtaaataaaagacagtggaaagtaaagctaactcagaaaagtagagaagataacttatattgataatgtcaaaagaaagataaaagagctataccagacttccgacgactccggaatcccgagcaagcttgactcgactctaactcccaagatactaacctactctagaaagtacaagtgaagagagaagagctccaatggtgtgtgttgtaAGTGATGGATGGGTTCTCTATTTATAGGCTTGCAAGGTCGGTTCCTGGCCGGTACTGCAGTTGGCGTCAGTTGTAAGCAGGTAAGGCGGTTGAGCTTAACTACCACGCGAAGTCCAACCTGAGAGGcttctgtaaggatcaccggggtgtccgaccctagagggggagggggtgaatagggtcgctaatcgctttttatcctagggctcaaactacttgcataagataaacctaacacgtcctacacatgctagttatgactaaggtttatctatgctactctctacttacccctaaaagactacaacctagccaatcctaatcagactaactaggaaagtaaaggtatgcaatgtagagtaaatgcggaaacgtaatgcggtaagtaaagaggtaagtgcaagagggatgcaaactcccgagtagacacggtcatgtaacgtggttcggcataaacgcctacgtccacgggagaccgaggctcttccgatcaccgtcttgcactacgccaccaaggcgatgccggcaagcaaaggcaagtgcccctaagacaccgagtctcgtgcaccgccaccgtctctctcgatcacccggccgtaatccactacggagctttttccaccaaggagggggcctcctcttcccccgcacaaagtgtcgttgcctactccacaccaagacggagggtcacacgacggatcacaagttgcttgcctcagcaaggcttctctcaagggagctctcgcaagaactaatccctattacaagcactaagcactctcacaagtgtgcttgagcctatatgatgtacaatgaagctctaggatggttggagatgatcttttacTCTTGTATGCTTGTATGGTCTCCAGCacccttcaaatggccggggtgaggcgtatatataggccaccaagtcttgtagccattgctccaatggtcagcagaaaatatgcgtatcatcggatgaactgatgcctctggctgaggtagcgtcggttcttccggtcactcataactcGAAGTAGCcattgaactcctgacagctaacgcagtgatcaccggttgaactgatgctttgtaccgatgcatcaccggtaaatccggtgcttaagaatcttctccagggcgctgacgtcattgcaccgacgcaatactccgatgcaccgtcggttgaaccggtgctgaagaaacttctcctgggcacttgacatcgtctctggcacacagtacgcccaatgcaccgatgccctttcttggatcgtcggttcaaccggtgtctataggctgacttggcttcgattcccttctgcaccaaacatcatagtgtcggttcttccgacaagcgtcggatgcaccgatgctcctggcgtcggttcttccagtGCTACTGACcaaagagctttcagggcgctgtcctgagacccgcgaggggcggctgcccccctaaatgtgtgcatttagtgtttgaatcaccaagcaaatgtatgcacattgattttgacacaattgggaagtttaccctatagcttgtgttcatggtacacatatgaagtacatacctcatgaagtccatgtaccatgaagggtaaccttgtgtagctttctacacacttatcaaaccatgtaggttgctcatgggttagaatcatgacacaagcaacccaccatatataacactaggagatgcaatgcaACTATCCTAGCAAAAATCAATGGAGCTACaagatgcttgaattgaattctagctaccattaccttatgggggacttgggcaacaaatgacCAAGTATTTGGCTTAGCTtcttttggcttgaaccttcacttcaacttgtaagctaagcctccaaatcccccgatgcACTTGTTTGGTGTCTAAGTCCTAGGAACCCGATGCACTtcaaccgggtagcggaacccccgtaggggctgcccttcaggccttgctatgcctatcttctctttctttttgtcatcacttgaacctaaaagcctgagaatgatcatcttaataatcatattagtccaagtgttgtgttgtcattcgatcaccaaaatcactcgaaatggcataaatggtgccatgttcgtttcaatctccccctttttggtgattgatgacaacacaatcaaagcaagcataaatttgcAAGAATTGACAAATTAACCACTTGATACCAATAGAAATCAATTTAAAACCGCTTACGcttgcttggatgtttaccaccatccaatgatgacttggcctccccctaaaaccatgatttccccctttgttcctccccctatcttgctacttctccctcatgacttgattcactttggtatttctcccccttttggATATACCTTgcttgagaaaataccttgctttgatccacatttctccccctttggaatcaaatcacctaaaaggtcttgcaaaaacaatatagctcaagagaagattagtagcctagggagttagttccatgactcatgatccaattgtatgatatcagtgaagatatcaattgaaaattttactacggtggatcacaaaatcacgaaactagcatgacatgagctaaactCTCCATAAGTGTGTACACAACATGatgat
This genomic interval carries:
- the LOC120674718 gene encoding uncharacterized protein LOC120674718 — encoded protein: MHGGKTTQEPPSPQDAEKQRKTVTASHTEVEDKVQEEAVKSNTSATQEDPVEPPRTSQDYHDTTTLPFSERIRKPVADEQFGKFVEVPTYAKYIKDILGNKRTLLTTEVVQLTEECSAAILYPLLVKKKDPGCPTITCSIGAQHFSNALCDLGARLVVQTVRYPAGIAENISVKIWNFFIPVDFIVLDMEVDTKTPLILGRPFLSTANAHIDVEAGEIQLNINGQKEKFAFKSKVEQ